One genomic segment of Hordeum vulgare subsp. vulgare chromosome 2H, MorexV3_pseudomolecules_assembly, whole genome shotgun sequence includes these proteins:
- the LOC123430450 gene encoding uncharacterized protein LOC123430450 isoform X2, with amino-acid sequence MAAIARSNSSNGHGYHHEASTTSSSSSSTSLARRRRSVEQQVPGTPGRPLMFLTSSSSSPAHPQLVSSRRSVPSKWEDAEKWLRQSSDHRGHHHGKAASRQHHIGGPALATARRTSLDANALALYTPPAEVLLKDKYTDNVEPSKESFVFRSSYCEPAKNGAAAVTCADDDLHRRDIGTEMTPLGSSPTSQCHTPIKSTSPARHNTPTGRSGPLVPYNTGSGMDISELTDCHFAKLDLGAQFDSMLIHWSSKEEEEEEVSKSLRHFEASAGDGGRACDKRVAAVTECRWDDDERAKSCIRYQREEAKIQAWINLESAKAEAQSRKLEVKIQKMRSNLEEKLMKRMTSVHRRGEEWRAAAQAQHLQQLRRATTEHQARRVKTISHHLSGTGSNASCGCFPCNSDNIISGNLLN; translated from the exons ATGGCGGCCATTGCCAGGAGCAACAGCAGCAATGGCCACGGCTACCACCACGAGGCGTCCAccacttcctcctcctcttcctccacgTCGTTGGCTCGGAGGCGGAGATCAGTGGAGCAGCAGGTGCCCGGGACACCGGGGCGGCCATTGATGTTCCTCACCTCATCCTCCTCGAGCCCGGCCCACCCCCAGCTCGTCTCCTCGAGGAGGTCGGTACCCTCCAAGTGGGAGGACGCCGAGAAGTGGCTGAGGCAGTCGTCCGACCACCGCGGCCATCACCATGGCAAGGCGGCCTCCAGGCAGCACCACATTGGAGGACCGGCGCTGGCAACGGCGAGGAGGACCTCACTAGACGCCAATGCGCTTGCTTTGTACACACCACCTGCAGAGGTGCTCCTTAAAG ACAAGTATACCGACAATGTGGAGCCGTCCAAAGAGAGCTTCGTGTTCCGGAGCTCCTACTGCGAGCCGGCCAAGAATGGCGCTGCGGCGGTGACCTGCGCAGACGACGACCTCCACCGGAGGGACATCGGCACAGAGATGACGCCTCTGGGGAGCTCCCCGACCTCACAGTGCCACACGCCGATCAAAAGCACCTCCCCGGCAAGGCACAACACGCCGACGGGCCGGTCGGGGCCCCTTGTGCCGTACAACACCGGCAGTGGCATGGACATCTCGGAGCTGACGGACTGCCATTTCGCCAAGCTGGACCTGGGCGCGCAGTTCGACTCCATGCTCATCCACTGGagctccaaggaggaggaggaagaggaggtgtCCAAGAGCCTTAGGCACTTCGAGGCCAGCGCCGGCGACGGCGGCAGAGCCTGCGATAAGCGGGTTGCGGCCGTCACCGAGTGCCGGTGGGATGATGATGAGAGAGCCAAGAGTTGCATaag GTATCAGAGGGAAGAGGCAAAGATTCAGGCTTGGATTAACCTGGAGAGTGCCAAAGCTGAAGCTCAATCCAGAAAGCTAGAG GTGAAGATTCAAAAGATGCGGTCGAACCTGGAGGAGAAGCTGATGAAGAGGATGACGAGCGTGCACAGGCGCGGCGAGGAGtggcgggcggcggcgcaggCGCAGCACCTGCAGCAGCTCCGGCGCGCCACCACGGAGCACCAAGCCCGGAGGGTGAAGACGATCAGCCACCATCTCTCCGGGACCGGGAGCAATGCATCCTGCGGCTGCTTCCCCTGCAACAGCGACAACATCATCAGCGGCAACCTTCTCAACTAG
- the LOC123430450 gene encoding uncharacterized protein LOC123430450 isoform X1, whose product MAAIARSNSSNGHGYHHEASTTSSSSSSTSLARRRRSVEQQVPGTPGRPLMFLTSSSSSPAHPQLVSSRRSVPSKWEDAEKWLRQSSDHRGHHHGKAASRQHHIGGPALATARRTSLDANALALYTPPAEVLLKEMLCFTDKYTDNVEPSKESFVFRSSYCEPAKNGAAAVTCADDDLHRRDIGTEMTPLGSSPTSQCHTPIKSTSPARHNTPTGRSGPLVPYNTGSGMDISELTDCHFAKLDLGAQFDSMLIHWSSKEEEEEEVSKSLRHFEASAGDGGRACDKRVAAVTECRWDDDERAKSCIRYQREEAKIQAWINLESAKAEAQSRKLEVKIQKMRSNLEEKLMKRMTSVHRRGEEWRAAAQAQHLQQLRRATTEHQARRVKTISHHLSGTGSNASCGCFPCNSDNIISGNLLN is encoded by the exons ATGGCGGCCATTGCCAGGAGCAACAGCAGCAATGGCCACGGCTACCACCACGAGGCGTCCAccacttcctcctcctcttcctccacgTCGTTGGCTCGGAGGCGGAGATCAGTGGAGCAGCAGGTGCCCGGGACACCGGGGCGGCCATTGATGTTCCTCACCTCATCCTCCTCGAGCCCGGCCCACCCCCAGCTCGTCTCCTCGAGGAGGTCGGTACCCTCCAAGTGGGAGGACGCCGAGAAGTGGCTGAGGCAGTCGTCCGACCACCGCGGCCATCACCATGGCAAGGCGGCCTCCAGGCAGCACCACATTGGAGGACCGGCGCTGGCAACGGCGAGGAGGACCTCACTAGACGCCAATGCGCTTGCTTTGTACACACCACCTGCAGAGGTGCTCCTTAAAG AAATGCTCTGCTTTACAGACAAGTATACCGACAATGTGGAGCCGTCCAAAGAGAGCTTCGTGTTCCGGAGCTCCTACTGCGAGCCGGCCAAGAATGGCGCTGCGGCGGTGACCTGCGCAGACGACGACCTCCACCGGAGGGACATCGGCACAGAGATGACGCCTCTGGGGAGCTCCCCGACCTCACAGTGCCACACGCCGATCAAAAGCACCTCCCCGGCAAGGCACAACACGCCGACGGGCCGGTCGGGGCCCCTTGTGCCGTACAACACCGGCAGTGGCATGGACATCTCGGAGCTGACGGACTGCCATTTCGCCAAGCTGGACCTGGGCGCGCAGTTCGACTCCATGCTCATCCACTGGagctccaaggaggaggaggaagaggaggtgtCCAAGAGCCTTAGGCACTTCGAGGCCAGCGCCGGCGACGGCGGCAGAGCCTGCGATAAGCGGGTTGCGGCCGTCACCGAGTGCCGGTGGGATGATGATGAGAGAGCCAAGAGTTGCATaag GTATCAGAGGGAAGAGGCAAAGATTCAGGCTTGGATTAACCTGGAGAGTGCCAAAGCTGAAGCTCAATCCAGAAAGCTAGAG GTGAAGATTCAAAAGATGCGGTCGAACCTGGAGGAGAAGCTGATGAAGAGGATGACGAGCGTGCACAGGCGCGGCGAGGAGtggcgggcggcggcgcaggCGCAGCACCTGCAGCAGCTCCGGCGCGCCACCACGGAGCACCAAGCCCGGAGGGTGAAGACGATCAGCCACCATCTCTCCGGGACCGGGAGCAATGCATCCTGCGGCTGCTTCCCCTGCAACAGCGACAACATCATCAGCGGCAACCTTCTCAACTAG